One window of Elaeis guineensis isolate ETL-2024a chromosome 11, EG11, whole genome shotgun sequence genomic DNA carries:
- the LOC105053789 gene encoding homeobox-leucine zipper protein HAT4 isoform X2, translating to MDIDSSMRNGDWGGNQSLTSQEPKLMDKDGGQPTIHPSLQLELKLPWSTETESGDEAKSRGGVKGPTGSDDPCDDTKPSPSASHRVIAERGSQGRHNDSEGDGGRGRKKLRLSKEQSCYLEECFKEHTTLNPKQKLAIAKRLNLLPRQVEVWFQNRRARTKLKQSEVDYKYLIQWCEYLTEENRMLRKEIQELKAFKSPLQNVHHYKQQTMLTMCPSCQHAIFLQKIDSFHDTADRENHP from the exons ATGGATATAGATTCATCTATGCGTAATGGTGACTGGGGTGGTAACCAAAGCTTGACCAGCCAAGAGCCTAAATTGATGGACAAAGACGGAGGGCAACCGACGATCCACCCCTCCCTTCAACTTGAATTGAAGCTACCATGGTCGACCGAGACTGAGTCAG GGGATGAAGCCAAATCTCGAGGTGGTGTAAAGGGGCCCACTGGGTCTGATGACCCTTGTGATGACACGAAGCCTTCACCTTCGGCTTCCCACCGCGTGATAGCAGAGAGAGGTTCTCAGGGACGTCATAATGATAGTGAAGGTGATGGAGGCAGAGGAAGGAAGAAGCTAAGGCTATCCAAAGAACAGTCTTGTTATCTGGAAGAGTGCTTTAAGGAGCACACCACCCTGAACCCG AAACAAAAGCTTGCAATAGCTAAGAGGCTAAATCTCTTGCCCCGGCAAGTAGAAGTCTGGTTTCAAAACCGAAGAGCCCG AACAAAACTCAAGCAGAGCGAGGTGGACTACAAATACTTGATACAATGGTGCGAGTATCTAACCGAAGAGAACCGAATGCTCCGCAAGGAAATACAGGAGCTCAAAGCATTCAAATCCCCACTCCAGAATGTTCATCACTACAAACAGCAAACGATGCTAACTATGTGCCCCTCATGTCAGCAtgctatttttcttcaaaaaattgatAGTTTCCATGACACGGCAGACAGAGAGAATCACCCTTGA
- the LOC105053789 gene encoding homeobox-leucine zipper protein HAT4 isoform X1 has protein sequence MDIDSSMRNGDWGGNQSLTSQEPKLMDKDGGQPTIHPSLQLELKLPWSTETESEAGDEAKSRGGVKGPTGSDDPCDDTKPSPSASHRVIAERGSQGRHNDSEGDGGRGRKKLRLSKEQSCYLEECFKEHTTLNPKQKLAIAKRLNLLPRQVEVWFQNRRARTKLKQSEVDYKYLIQWCEYLTEENRMLRKEIQELKAFKSPLQNVHHYKQQTMLTMCPSCQHAIFLQKIDSFHDTADRENHP, from the exons ATGGATATAGATTCATCTATGCGTAATGGTGACTGGGGTGGTAACCAAAGCTTGACCAGCCAAGAGCCTAAATTGATGGACAAAGACGGAGGGCAACCGACGATCCACCCCTCCCTTCAACTTGAATTGAAGCTACCATGGTCGACCGAGACTGAGTCAG AAGCAGGGGATGAAGCCAAATCTCGAGGTGGTGTAAAGGGGCCCACTGGGTCTGATGACCCTTGTGATGACACGAAGCCTTCACCTTCGGCTTCCCACCGCGTGATAGCAGAGAGAGGTTCTCAGGGACGTCATAATGATAGTGAAGGTGATGGAGGCAGAGGAAGGAAGAAGCTAAGGCTATCCAAAGAACAGTCTTGTTATCTGGAAGAGTGCTTTAAGGAGCACACCACCCTGAACCCG AAACAAAAGCTTGCAATAGCTAAGAGGCTAAATCTCTTGCCCCGGCAAGTAGAAGTCTGGTTTCAAAACCGAAGAGCCCG AACAAAACTCAAGCAGAGCGAGGTGGACTACAAATACTTGATACAATGGTGCGAGTATCTAACCGAAGAGAACCGAATGCTCCGCAAGGAAATACAGGAGCTCAAAGCATTCAAATCCCCACTCCAGAATGTTCATCACTACAAACAGCAAACGATGCTAACTATGTGCCCCTCATGTCAGCAtgctatttttcttcaaaaaattgatAGTTTCCATGACACGGCAGACAGAGAGAATCACCCTTGA
- the LOC105053788 gene encoding uncharacterized protein, producing MADEGNESRSRRMDLNLYLGLPRSPRPRSLDLGSDLALSSLPLSSSSSAGDSRAPADMSGSVEQQLDSHPPYSPSHAAYTPDQPLVHPLNPADSNAIPEYAPYYPSYETFGPRYPPIQPIMQEPEGADAPYSPSRVQFLPTVQETDEPAVQDVDSHVPYDPPFPPGLADEPVTLGGESHAPYSPPYIPELAVPQGHDEGTFGFLPPIPLQTGELLGRQGGSSSQHDFIRSPEIRFRRLIESTHRWPTRRFRSSLPYVGERSNFGSPSSPSPEQLIHDTVNSQRSSESSGKNKVSAEDIVAEASEEETEEKSRNAANFECNICLDMATEPVVTSCGHLFCWPCLYQWLHVHSDHKECPVCKGEVIESNITPIYGRGSSENSAEKKLGEYEESGLKIPPRPRGNRLESLRQQFRPISRRLGEGIASSWRRLLDHQMRGGNRFEGNADPSLQEIFNGAHRRALARLRARRLQREEGNPESRSIAADEIGLPRNSTSNPFSSNTSSIFQDGIDLWHRFYGLTSTERLAAITADVGRVVGRFSTGTNNRYGASSSSINPPNPEPPVSGPHIGAALATDQASASSTMAVIQGDVATSDAPAEPNSAGSSRSHRRRGRSSTSSSLDVDGGALHARKRRRLN from the coding sequence ATGGCCGATGAGGGAAATgagagcaggagcaggaggatggATCTGAACCTCTATTTGGGCCTGCCTCGTTCCCCTCGGCCTCGCAGTCTTGATCTTGGTTCTGATCTTGCTCTTAGCTCGCTTCCTTTGTCATCGTCATCCAGTGCCGGAGACAGCCGTGCTCCTGCTGACATGTCTGGTTCTGTGGAGCAGCAGCTGGATTCTCATCCTCCATACTCCCCGTCCCATGCTGCTTACACCCCTGATCAGCCCTTGGTCCATCCCCTAAATCCAGCCGACAGTAATGCCATTCCGGAATATGCCCCATACTATCCATCCTACGAAACTTTTGGCCCACGCTACCCTCCCATCCAACCAATCATGCAGGAACCCGAAGGTGCTGATGCCCCTTATTCTCCATCACGCGTCCAATTTCTTCCTACTGTTCAGGAGACTGATGAACCTGCTGTTCAAGATGTGGACTCCCATGTGCCATATGATCCTCCTTTTCCACCTGGACTTGCTGATGAACCTGTTACCCTGGGCGGTGAATCCCATGCACCTTACTCGCCACCTTATATTCCTGAATTGGCAGTCCCTCAGGGCCATGATGAGGGAACCTTTGGCTTCTTACCACCAATTCCTTTGCAGACTGGTGAATTGCTGGGCCGGCAAGGTGGGTCATCTTCGCAGCATGATTTCATTCGGTCCCCTGAAATCCGTTTCAGAAGGTTGATTGAATCAACCCATCGTTGGCCAACCAGGCGATTTAGGTCATCGCTTCCATATGTCGGTGAAAGGTCTAATTTTGGTTCGCCATCCTCACCCAGTCCTGAGCAGTTGATACATGATACTGTGAATTCCCAAAGATCCTCAGAATCTAGTGGGAAGAATAAGGTGTCTGCTGAAGACATTGTGGCGGAGGCTTCAGAAGAGGAAACAGAAGAGAAGAGCAGAAATGCTGCTAATTTTGAGTGCAACATCTGTTTGGATATGGCCACTGAACCTGTTGTTACCTCATGCGGTCATTTATTCTGCTGGCCGTGTTTGTATCAGTGGCTACATGTTCATTCTGATCATAAGGAATGCCCTGTTTGCAAAGGAGAAGTAATTGAATCTAACATCACGCCTATTTATGGGAGAGGGAGTTCAGAAAACAGTGCTGAGAAGAAACTTGGAGAATATGAGGAATCAGGTTTGAAAATACCACCAAGACCACGTGGAAATAGGTTAGAGAGCTTGAGGCAGCAGTTTCGGCCTATTTCAAGAAGACTTGGGGAGGGAATTGCCTCATCATGGAGACGGCTCCTAGATCATCAGATGCGTGGTGGAAATAGATTTGAAGGGAATGCAGACCCAAGTCTGCAGGAAATTTTCAATGGTGCTCATCGTAGAGCTCTAGCTAGACTGCGGGCACGGAGATTGCAGAGAGAGGAGGGCAATCCTGAAAGCAGGTCTATTGCTGCTGACGAGATTGGATTGCCTAGAAACAGTACATCAAATCCATTTAGTAGCAATACAAGCTCAATTTTTCAAGATGGTATTGATCTTTGGCACCGTTTTTATGGTCTTACTAGTACAGAGAGATTAGCTGCTATAACTGCTGATGTCGGTAGGGTGGTTGGGCGGTTTAGCACTGGTACTAATAATAGATATGGAGCATCCTCTTCCTCTATCAACCCTCCAAATCCAGAGCCACCGGTTAGTGGCCCCCATATAGGAGCAGCATTGGCTACAGACCAGGCCTCTGCTTCAAGTACCATGGCTGTAATACAAGGAGATGTTGCTACTTCTGATGCCCCAGCAGAACCAAATAGTGCAGGATCTTCTAGGTCCcataggaggagaggaagaagtagTACCTCCAGTTCTTTGGATGTAGATGGAGGAGCACTGCATGCGCGTAAGAGAAGAAGGCTGAACTAA